A single genomic interval of Erigeron canadensis isolate Cc75 unplaced genomic scaffold, C_canadensis_v1 Conyza_canadensis_unscaffolded:263, whole genome shotgun sequence harbors:
- the LOC122584414 gene encoding putative cytochrome c biosynthesis ccmC-like mitochondrial protein, whose translation MSLSLLQPSFLMSKTRSYAKIFIGSRLFLTAMAIHLSLRVAPLDLQQGGNSRIPYVHVPAARMSILVYIATAINTFLFLLTKHPLFLRSFGTGTEMGAFSTLFTLVTGGFRGRPMWGTFWVWDARLTSVLISFLIYMGALRFQKLPIEPAPISIRAGPIDIPIIKSSVNWWNTSHQPGSISRYGTSIHVPMPIPILSNFANSPFSTCILFVLETRLLIPSFLESPLTEEIEAQEGIPKPSSLAESLCIHG comes from the coding sequence ATGTCCCTTTCATTATTACAACCTTCTTTTTTGATGTCAAAGACCAGAAGCTACGCGAAAATTTTCATTGGATCTCGGTTGTTCTTAACAGCGATGGCTATTCATTTAAGTCTTCGGGTAGCACCACTAGACCTTCAACAAGGTGGAAATTCTCGTATTCCTTATGTACACGTTCCTGCGGCTCGGATGAGTATTCTTGTTTATATCGCTACGGCTATAAACACGTTCTTGTTCCTATTAACAAAACATCCCCTTTTTCTTCGCTCTTTCGGAACCGGTACAGAAATGGGTGCTTTTTCTACGTTGTTTACCTTAGTTACTGGGGGGTTTCGGGGAAGACCTATGTGGGGCACCTTTTGGGTGTGGGATGCTCGTTTAACCTCTGTATTAATCTCGTTCCTTATTTACATGGGTGCACTGCGTTTTCAAAAGCTTCCTATCGAACCGGCTCCTATTTCAATCCGTGCTGGACCGATCGATATACCAATAATCAAGTCTTCAGTCAACTGGTGGAATACATCGCATCAACCTGGGAGCATTAGCCGATATGGTACATCAATACATGTTCCTATGCCCATTCCAATCTTGTCTAACTTTGCTAACTCCCCCTTCTCAACCTGTATCTTGTTCGTTCTGGAAACACGTCTTCTTATTCcatcttttctcgaatctccttTAACGGAAGAAATAGAAGCTCAAGAAGGAATACCAAAACCTAGTTCACTCGCTGAGTCTCTTTGCATCCATGGCTGA